The Deltaproteobacteria bacterium genome includes a window with the following:
- a CDS encoding AAA family ATPase, whose translation MMQNIVAEAMSDPAFYPFHTESVEVIQTHISWVFIAGDEVFKVKKAVNFGFLDFTTREKRKFYCEEEVRLNRRLAPQVYLGVVEISIDETGKPVLAGEGTAVEYAVHMNKVPADRMLKKLLSRPDFEPAVITAVAGKLADFHRKADTGGLIDETGGLETVRRNHEENFSQTEPFIGITLSAFRHAFIRSYARAFLSDHEPLFRRRVKEHRIRDCHGDLHLEHIVVDGEEIIIFDCIEFNERFRFTDVAAETAFLAMDLDFNGYSDLSRFFIQAYIDASDDREISTLTRFYQCYYAFVRGKVTGFRLQDTQGSGDDGEATTQTAMRYFDFAFSYAFSFPRPTLLIMAGLMGSGKSVIAGELSRLTGAKVIRMDVIRKESCGIEPTERRLDDFAEGIYSEDFSRHIYEKALASAKDMLAAGESVIVDASFKRGMYRAAAREAADRVEADFFVLECVCSDTCARERLAMRLLDKNEASDGRPEIYDAQKADFESISECEPGTHLQINTEDSLGDCVDRAIAFLTQTP comes from the coding sequence ATGATGCAGAATATTGTGGCCGAAGCCATGTCCGATCCCGCCTTTTATCCATTTCATACCGAATCGGTGGAAGTCATTCAGACACATATTTCCTGGGTGTTTATCGCCGGCGATGAAGTTTTTAAAGTAAAAAAAGCCGTTAATTTCGGTTTTCTGGATTTTACGACACGCGAAAAAAGAAAATTTTACTGTGAGGAAGAGGTTCGGCTGAATCGCCGGCTGGCGCCGCAGGTTTACCTGGGTGTCGTGGAAATCTCCATCGACGAAACGGGGAAGCCTGTTTTGGCCGGGGAGGGAACGGCCGTCGAATACGCCGTCCACATGAATAAAGTTCCCGCCGACAGAATGCTGAAAAAACTCCTGTCACGACCGGATTTCGAACCCGCTGTCATCACCGCCGTCGCGGGAAAGCTTGCTGATTTTCACCGTAAGGCGGATACCGGCGGCCTGATCGATGAAACAGGGGGACTTGAAACCGTTCGCCGCAACCACGAGGAGAATTTCTCGCAAACCGAACCGTTTATCGGCATCACCCTGTCCGCCTTCCGCCACGCCTTCATCCGCTCCTACGCCCGGGCATTTCTTTCGGATCATGAACCGCTCTTCCGCAGGCGGGTGAAGGAACACAGAATTCGCGATTGCCACGGCGATCTGCACCTTGAGCATATCGTCGTCGATGGCGAGGAAATCATTATTTTCGACTGCATCGAGTTCAACGAACGGTTCCGCTTCACCGATGTGGCCGCGGAAACGGCTTTCCTGGCCATGGATCTCGATTTCAACGGATACAGTGACTTATCCCGGTTCTTTATCCAGGCTTACATCGACGCGTCCGACGACCGGGAAATCTCCACCTTGACCCGTTTTTACCAGTGCTACTATGCCTTTGTCCGTGGCAAAGTGACGGGTTTCCGCCTTCAGGACACCCAGGGCAGTGGGGACGACGGCGAAGCAACAACCCAAACGGCTATGCGATACTTTGATTTCGCCTTCTCCTATGCTTTTTCCTTTCCCAGGCCGACCCTGCTCATCATGGCTGGATTGATGGGCAGCGGGAAAAGTGTGATCGCGGGGGAATTGTCCCGGCTTACGGGCGCCAAAGTGATCCGAATGGACGTAATCCGCAAGGAGTCGTGCGGCATCGAACCGACGGAACGGCGTCTGGACGACTTCGCCGAGGGGATTTACAGTGAGGATTTCTCACGCCATATCTATGAAAAGGCCCTGGCCTCCGCAAAGGATATGCTCGCGGCGGGAGAATCCGTCATCGTCGATGCGTCTTTCAAAAGGGGCATGTACCGTGCGGCAGCGCGCGAGGCGGCAGACCGTGTCGAGGCGGATTTTTTTGTCCTGGAATGCGTCTGCTCGGACACCTGCGCCCGGGAAAGGTTGGCCATGAGACTTCTGGACAAGAACGAGGCGTCGGATGGACGCCCGGAAATTTACGACGCCCAAAAGGCGGATTTTGAGTCCATATCCGAATGTGAACCGGGCACCCATCTGCAAATCAACACAGAGGACAGTCTGGGTGATTGCGTGGATCGTGCAATCGCTTTTCTGACACAGACCCCATAG
- a CDS encoding MTAP family purine nucleoside phosphorylase, with product MMSKLAVLSGTIPILNGPIFARLEKSYPGDGSVAPEVFTGDDFLFISRDGRPGGDFTPPHLVNHLAHFQTLSELNVNEVIGIYSTGSLKADLQPGTLVVPDDFICLYPTPTSVTDTPKHITPVMDDGVRRELIRAAHELSAPVRDGGVYWQTSGPRLETKAEIGLMAGTADIVGMPLASEAVLAREFGMAFGALCSVDNYAHGIAGGTLDELDIRVQAARNAEIIGKIVSRYIENFRLRKPPTGRVLS from the coding sequence ATGATGAGCAAACTGGCCGTTCTATCGGGAACCATACCCATTCTGAACGGGCCCATTTTCGCCCGTTTGGAAAAATCATACCCTGGGGACGGGTCAGTTGCACCCGAGGTGTTCACCGGGGACGATTTTCTTTTCATCAGCCGTGATGGCCGCCCTGGCGGCGATTTTACGCCCCCTCATCTCGTGAATCATCTTGCCCACTTCCAGACCCTGTCGGAGCTGAACGTGAATGAAGTAATCGGTATTTACTCGACGGGATCCCTGAAAGCGGATTTACAGCCGGGCACCCTGGTTGTCCCCGACGATTTCATCTGCCTGTACCCGACACCGACTTCCGTGACCGACACGCCGAAGCATATCACGCCGGTCATGGACGACGGCGTCCGCCGGGAGCTGATCCGGGCGGCCCATGAACTGTCCGCGCCGGTCCGTGATGGAGGGGTCTATTGGCAGACATCGGGCCCCAGGCTGGAAACCAAAGCCGAAATTGGCCTGATGGCCGGGACGGCCGATATCGTGGGGATGCCCCTGGCCAGCGAGGCCGTATTGGCCAGAGAATTCGGCATGGCCTTCGGTGCGCTCTGTTCCGTCGATAATTACGCACACGGAATAGCCGGCGGAACATTGGATGAGTTGGATATTCGCGTACAGGCGGCACGCAACGCGGAAATCATCGGTAAAATCGTCAGTCGTTATATCGAGAACTTCCGGCTCAGAAAGCCCCCAACTGGCAGGGTTTTATCTTGA
- the bamD gene encoding outer membrane protein assembly factor BamD — MKRSFVFVVCLTLSVLISGCSWLGWMQDKSMTRSTPVGLYQKGSELYQKKKYEKAITIFQRLKDEYPLEEISVLAEIGIADAHYSKKSYTDAYLAYDEFINRHPTDENVPYAMYQMGMSRYQMIDTIDRDQTETWKAKADFERLLSRYPKSQFVVMAQKMLREVKTKLAENEFYIGKFYFKSKKYKAALKRFEVIARDFPNIGLDYKVKYYITETRRMLSEERAENEKTKTGVKGEADGKMKQEPDGLPQQTNEEPPSPTADPLPDEEDGYISGPEGSAEFFSDLVTKS; from the coding sequence ATGAAACGCAGTTTCGTCTTTGTGGTTTGTCTGACCTTATCGGTGCTGATTTCCGGTTGTTCGTGGCTCGGTTGGATGCAGGACAAGAGCATGACCCGATCCACGCCGGTGGGCCTTTATCAAAAGGGAAGCGAACTCTACCAGAAGAAAAAATATGAAAAGGCCATCACCATATTCCAGCGCCTGAAGGATGAATACCCTCTGGAAGAAATTTCCGTTCTGGCGGAAATCGGGATTGCCGATGCGCACTACAGCAAGAAGTCCTACACCGATGCCTACCTGGCCTACGATGAATTTATCAACCGTCATCCGACGGACGAGAACGTTCCGTACGCCATGTACCAGATGGGCATGAGCCGCTATCAAATGATCGACACCATTGACAGGGATCAGACGGAAACCTGGAAGGCCAAAGCCGATTTTGAAAGATTGCTGTCACGTTACCCCAAAAGCCAGTTTGTCGTCATGGCCCAGAAGATGCTTCGGGAGGTTAAAACAAAACTCGCCGAAAACGAATTTTACATCGGCAAGTTTTATTTCAAGAGCAAGAAATACAAGGCTGCCTTAAAAAGGTTCGAAGTCATCGCCCGGGATTTTCCGAATATCGGTCTTGATTACAAGGTAAAGTATTACATTACGGAAACCCGACGTATGCTGTCTGAAGAAAGGGCGGAAAACGAAAAAACAAAAACGGGAGTGAAGGGGGAGGCGGACGGGAAAATGAAGCAGGAACCGGACGGGTTGCCGCAACAGACGAACGAGGAGCCTCCGTCGCCAACAGCCGATCCCTTGCCGGATGAAGAAGATGGGTACATATCGGGACCCGAAGGAAGCGCTGAATTCTTTTCGGATTTGGTGACGAAATCCTGA
- the trxA gene encoding thioredoxin, translating into MTDNQAILHVTDDTFETDILKADKPALVDFWANWCGPCRALGPIIEEVADQFKGQVRVSKINIDDNPKVTAQYGVMSIPTLILFKDGEPVERLVGLVAKERLEEFIKKAL; encoded by the coding sequence ATGACGGATAATCAAGCAATTCTGCATGTGACGGATGATACCTTTGAAACGGATATTTTGAAGGCCGATAAACCGGCTTTGGTTGATTTCTGGGCAAACTGGTGCGGGCCGTGCCGCGCCTTAGGCCCGATCATCGAGGAAGTGGCCGACCAGTTTAAAGGCCAGGTCAGGGTGAGCAAGATCAATATCGACGACAACCCCAAGGTGACCGCCCAGTACGGCGTCATGAGCATTCCCACGTTGATTCTGTTCAAGGACGGCGAGCCCGTGGAAAGACTCGTCGGTCTCGTGGCGAAGGAGCGTTTGGAAGAGTTCATAAAAAAAGCCCTGTAA
- a CDS encoding ACT domain-containing protein: MIAQQISIFAENKPGRLAAVTHALAKEKINIRATTISTSDTFGVINLLVDNPKKAQKVLTEAGMMVQMRDVLAVELDDKPGGLDRLTQLLYKEDINVNNAYGFVVESYKRAIFVVDVNQIEKAEKLIEKNKFKTLDTEGLTSIEPFHYTKY; this comes from the coding sequence TTCGCTGAAAACAAGCCGGGGCGTCTGGCTGCGGTGACCCATGCGCTGGCGAAGGAAAAAATCAACATCCGGGCGACCACCATTTCGACGTCCGATACCTTCGGGGTCATCAACCTTCTGGTCGACAACCCGAAAAAAGCGCAAAAGGTTCTGACCGAAGCGGGCATGATGGTGCAGATGCGAGACGTACTGGCGGTCGAACTGGACGATAAGCCGGGCGGTCTCGATCGCTTGACGCAACTCCTGTACAAGGAAGACATCAATGTAAACAACGCCTATGGTTTTGTTGTGGAGAGTTACAAGCGGGCCATCTTTGTGGTCGACGTCAACCAGATCGAGAAAGCGGAGAAGCTCATCGAAAAAAACAAATTCAAAACACTGGATACGGAAGGGCTTACGTCCATCGAACCGTTTCATTATACGAAGTATTAA
- a CDS encoding UPF0182 family protein, with product MIRRFREPGQWKQKIRTALFVILLIVVVGFFETAWVITDWFWFQEVGYEKTFWITLFAKLTVGGLVGVLFLVLFGGNLYLAEKIGVKNNSADLMGTQIPSLRLIGERSLVPLILIVSVVFSIFIGMNASVHWREYLLFFQGLPFGSHDPLYQKDIGFYVFHLPFVVSVYRWISFILILAIIGTGIVYFIRGTFMFIPPRTWKVTQPVRNHLLILLACMFFIGIIGAWIDLYHLLYAKRGVVFGPGYTDTTTQAGVLRLMILMNFLAGLSILAYIFTNNWKIPAAAVALLLAVSFIGKGLYPNFVQKFKVLPNEIVLEKPYLEHNIRYTRMAFNLSDIENREFPVETNLTLDDLRRNDLTIKNIRLWEHAALLQTYSQLQEIRTYYKFIDVDNDRYLINNEYRQVMLSPRELSYNALPSRTWVNEHLTYTHGYGVVLGPVNRVTTEGLPEFFIKDIPPVATTNIRVTRPEIYYGEQSNEYVFVGGKRPEFDYPVGDKNVYSKYQGKGGVPLTFWRKMLYAVRFGSVTILLSDDITNETRVMYHRRIKERITKIVPFLKIDADPYMVISREGRLLWIIDGYTVTDRFPYSEPVEGVGNYVRNSLKAVIDAYDGTVSLYISDETDPIIQTYSRIFPTMFRTFSEMPDELKSHVRYPQGMLSIQTMMYRAYHMEDPQVFYNKEDLWAVPGKATGAGEQEMEPYYTIMKLPEGDMEEFILMLPFTPSNKDNMSAWMAARCDAPNYGKLIVYSFPKQRLVYGPRQIEARIDQDTEISKQLSLWNQSGSQVIRGSLLAIPIEKSILYVEPLYLAAEKGQLPELKRVIVAYGNTIAMEDNLDLSLQRIFGGQLPKEETIDAVPASTPASRVQTDREIALEALRHYRKAQEMLRQNNWTGYGEELQKMDGLLRGLEKK from the coding sequence ATGATTAGAAGATTCAGGGAACCCGGACAATGGAAGCAAAAAATCAGGACCGCTCTGTTTGTCATCCTCCTGATTGTTGTTGTCGGCTTTTTTGAGACGGCGTGGGTCATCACCGATTGGTTCTGGTTTCAGGAAGTCGGGTATGAAAAAACGTTCTGGATTACCCTCTTCGCCAAATTGACCGTTGGGGGCCTGGTCGGCGTATTATTTCTGGTACTGTTTGGCGGCAACTTATATCTTGCGGAGAAGATCGGCGTGAAAAACAACTCCGCCGACCTCATGGGCACACAAATTCCCTCCCTGCGGTTGATCGGCGAGCGTTCCCTCGTTCCTCTCATTCTTATCGTTTCCGTTGTATTCTCCATTTTCATAGGCATGAACGCATCCGTTCACTGGCGGGAATACCTTCTTTTCTTCCAGGGACTCCCCTTCGGTTCTCATGATCCCCTTTATCAGAAGGATATCGGTTTTTATGTATTCCATCTGCCCTTTGTGGTCAGCGTGTATCGGTGGATCTCATTCATTCTCATACTCGCCATCATCGGCACCGGTATCGTTTACTTTATTCGGGGAACCTTCATGTTCATTCCGCCGCGAACCTGGAAGGTCACACAGCCCGTGCGCAACCACCTGCTGATTCTTTTGGCCTGCATGTTTTTTATCGGCATCATCGGGGCGTGGATAGATCTGTACCACCTGCTCTATGCCAAACGGGGCGTTGTGTTCGGCCCTGGATATACGGACACGACCACCCAGGCTGGCGTTCTCAGGCTCATGATCCTTATGAATTTTCTCGCGGGCTTGTCCATACTTGCCTATATTTTCACGAATAACTGGAAGATTCCCGCGGCCGCAGTTGCCCTGCTGTTGGCCGTTTCTTTCATCGGGAAGGGCCTTTATCCAAATTTTGTACAGAAATTCAAAGTGTTGCCGAATGAAATCGTCCTGGAAAAGCCCTATCTGGAACATAACATCCGATACACCCGCATGGCCTTCAACTTAAGTGATATCGAGAACAGGGAATTTCCCGTCGAAACGAACCTCACCCTGGATGATTTACGCAGGAACGACCTCACCATTAAAAACATCCGCTTGTGGGAACATGCGGCATTGCTGCAGACCTACAGCCAGTTGCAGGAAATCCGTACCTATTACAAGTTTATTGATGTGGATAACGACCGATACCTGATCAACAACGAATACCGCCAGGTCATGCTTTCCCCCCGGGAATTGTCCTACAACGCTTTGCCGTCACGAACCTGGGTCAACGAACATCTGACATACACCCACGGGTACGGGGTGGTCCTCGGTCCTGTCAACCGGGTAACCACGGAAGGGCTTCCGGAATTCTTCATCAAGGATATTCCCCCCGTTGCCACGACGAATATCAGGGTTACAAGACCGGAAATTTATTACGGTGAACAGTCGAACGAATATGTGTTCGTTGGAGGGAAAAGACCGGAATTCGATTACCCGGTAGGGGATAAAAACGTCTATTCCAAATATCAGGGAAAAGGGGGGGTTCCCCTGACGTTCTGGCGGAAGATGCTTTACGCCGTCCGCTTCGGATCGGTTACCATTCTGCTTTCCGACGACATCACCAATGAAACCCGGGTCATGTACCATCGGCGCATTAAGGAACGGATCACGAAAATTGTTCCCTTTCTGAAAATTGATGCGGACCCCTACATGGTCATTTCCCGGGAGGGGCGCTTGCTTTGGATTATTGACGGCTATACCGTGACGGACCGTTTCCCCTATTCGGAACCGGTGGAAGGGGTGGGCAATTATGTCCGGAACTCGTTGAAGGCCGTCATTGATGCCTATGACGGAACGGTCAGCCTGTATATCAGCGATGAGACCGACCCGATCATCCAGACCTATTCCCGAATCTTTCCCACCATGTTCCGGACATTCAGCGAGATGCCGGATGAATTGAAATCCCATGTCCGATATCCGCAGGGTATGCTGAGTATTCAGACGATGATGTATCGCGCCTATCACATGGAGGATCCCCAGGTGTTTTACAACAAGGAGGACCTGTGGGCCGTCCCCGGAAAAGCGACGGGAGCGGGGGAACAGGAAATGGAGCCTTATTACACCATCATGAAGCTTCCGGAAGGAGATATGGAAGAGTTCATTTTGATGCTCCCGTTCACGCCGAGCAACAAGGACAACATGTCAGCCTGGATGGCGGCGCGATGTGACGCGCCGAACTATGGCAAGCTCATCGTTTACAGCTTTCCAAAACAAAGACTTGTCTATGGTCCGCGCCAGATCGAGGCCAGAATCGATCAGGATACGGAAATATCGAAACAGTTATCCCTTTGGAATCAGAGTGGGTCCCAGGTGATCAGGGGCAGCCTGTTGGCCATTCCCATCGAGAAATCGATTCTTTACGTCGAGCCGTTGTACCTGGCCGCGGAAAAGGGGCAACTGCCGGAGCTGAAACGCGTCATTGTCGCATACGGCAATACAATCGCCATGGAGGATAATTTAGACCTGTCTCTGCAAAGAATATTCGGCGGACAACTGCCGAAGGAGGAAACGATCGACGCCGTTCCGGCATCGACCCCCGCCAGCAGGGTTCAGACAGACAGGGAAATCGCCCTGGAAGCGCTCAGGCATTACCGCAAGGCCCAGGAAATGCTTCGCCAGAACAACTGGACCGGTTACGGTGAGGAGCTGCAAAAGATGGACGGCCTGCTGAGAGGGCTGGAGAAAAAATGA